Proteins encoded together in one Candidatus Kaiserbacteria bacterium window:
- the rpsJ gene encoding 30S ribosomal protein S10 — protein sequence MTVTEKKTKKAAAKGGAERLRIRVRAYEHKLLDVSVKQIIDTAFRFEAEVRGPVPLPTEIKKYTVNRSTFVHKDAREQFEMRVHKRLIEILHPNPKVIEALTNISLPAGVSIDVKMV from the coding sequence ATGACAGTAACAGAGAAAAAAACAAAAAAAGCAGCAGCAAAGGGAGGCGCAGAGCGTCTTCGAATACGGGTTCGTGCATACGAACACAAGCTGCTGGATGTATCAGTGAAACAAATCATCGATACCGCATTTCGTTTTGAGGCTGAAGTTCGAGGTCCTGTGCCACTTCCTACAGAAATTAAGAAGTACACAGTAAACCGTTCAACTTTTGTCCACAAAGACGCGCGAGAACAATTCGAGATGCGCGTACATAAACGATTGATTGAAATCCTACATCCAAATCCTAAAGTTATTGAGGCGCTTACAAACATCAGTTTGCCAGCAGGAGTCTCAATTGACGTTAAGATGGTGTAA
- a CDS encoding 30S ribosomal protein S5: MTDDIKKTEEGEAVVAKTDAAPATDPKAAAPTARTGGAPRGGRGPQRSGGRRPQRGERGDRTPEFAQKIIGIRRVTRVMGGGRRFSFSVAMVIGDKKGRVGVGTGKAGDTALAIEKAIRDAKKNMITIARTETNSLPHNTEAKYGSTVIEIRPAQGRGLVAGASVRTVLELGGVTDVTTKILSRSKNKTNIARAAVVALLKLEK; encoded by the coding sequence ATGACTGACGATATTAAAAAAACAGAAGAAGGTGAAGCAGTAGTTGCAAAGACTGATGCAGCACCAGCTACAGATCCAAAAGCTGCAGCGCCAACAGCACGTACTGGAGGAGCACCTCGAGGAGGTCGCGGACCACAGCGTAGCGGTGGACGCCGCCCACAACGTGGAGAGAGAGGAGACAGAACTCCAGAATTCGCACAGAAGATTATTGGTATTCGTCGAGTAACTCGTGTTATGGGTGGAGGTCGCCGATTTAGTTTCTCTGTAGCTATGGTTATAGGAGATAAAAAGGGACGTGTTGGTGTTGGAACTGGTAAAGCAGGAGACACAGCATTGGCAATTGAAAAAGCTATACGAGATGCCAAGAAGAACATGATTACTATTGCACGTACTGAAACAAATAGTCTTCCACATAATACAGAAGCAAAATATGGTTCAACAGTAATCGAAATTCGTCCAGCGCAGGGTCGCGGACTCGTTGCAGGAGCTTCTGTTCGAACAGTACTTGAGCTCGGTGGTGTCACAGATGTTACAACAAAGATTCTTTCACGAAGTAAAAACAAGACAAACATTGCACGAGCTGCAGTAGTTGCGCTTCTAAAGCTAGAAAAATAA
- the rplX gene encoding 50S ribosomal protein L24: MKIKKGDKVIVIAGKDKGKSGAVLRALPREDKVIVEGVNVAKRHQKARRGGESGQIIDKTLPVHISNVALADPKGGKPTRIGIERKDGKRVRVAKKSGTVIK; the protein is encoded by the coding sequence ATGAAGATTAAAAAAGGAGACAAAGTAATAGTTATCGCAGGGAAAGACAAAGGAAAGTCTGGGGCGGTACTTCGCGCACTTCCACGAGAAGACAAGGTGATTGTTGAGGGTGTAAACGTTGCTAAGCGTCACCAAAAAGCACGTCGCGGAGGAGAAAGTGGACAAATTATCGACAAAACACTTCCCGTACACATTTCAAACGTTGCGCTCGCCGACCCTAAGGGTGGAAAGCCAACTCGAATTGGCATTGAACGCAAAGACGGAAAGCGTGTACGAGTTGCTAAGAAGAGTGGAACAGTAATAAAGTAA
- the rplN gene encoding 50S ribosomal protein L14 — protein sequence MIQPQTIVKITDNSGGKIARVFKVLGGSKRRYARIGDEVVIAVQSAEPRKQVKKKDVLRAVVVRQVQPFRRRDGSYIRFDENAVVIVEKGKKEPKANRVFGPIPREISERGYQKIVSLAPEVV from the coding sequence ATGATTCAACCGCAAACAATAGTAAAAATCACCGATAACTCAGGAGGTAAAATTGCCCGCGTTTTCAAAGTACTCGGTGGATCAAAACGACGGTACGCACGTATTGGAGATGAGGTGGTTATTGCTGTACAAAGTGCAGAACCACGAAAGCAGGTAAAGAAGAAAGATGTACTGCGCGCTGTTGTAGTACGACAAGTACAGCCGTTTCGTCGTCGCGATGGTTCATACATTCGCTTTGACGAAAACGCTGTAGTGATTGTTGAAAAAGGAAAGAAAGAACCAAAGGCAAACCGTGTATTTGGTCCTATTCCTCGAGAGATTTCAGAACGTGGTTATCAGAAAATCGTGTCGCTTGCACCTGAAGTAGTATAG
- the rplD gene encoding 50S ribosomal protein L4, protein MKSDIYTQEGKKKGSVELPASVFEAAWKSSLVHQVVVGMQANARTPIAHTKIRSEVKGGGKKPWKQKGTGRARHGSSRSPIWRGGGATFGPRNDKIFAKKINRKMRTQALYSVLSRKVKEGQVLFVDSLTFEAPKASQAHTVIANLAGVSGFETLASKKHNTALIVLAEKNVNIQKSFSNFGNIKVGLTENLNTVDALKYKSLIIVSPEESIKALEERAEISRINETE, encoded by the coding sequence ATGAAATCAGATATTTACACACAAGAAGGAAAGAAGAAGGGCAGTGTTGAATTACCAGCATCAGTATTTGAAGCTGCATGGAAGAGTTCACTTGTACACCAAGTGGTAGTAGGAATGCAGGCAAACGCACGTACTCCAATTGCTCACACAAAGATTCGTAGTGAAGTAAAAGGTGGTGGAAAGAAACCTTGGAAACAAAAAGGAACTGGACGAGCACGACATGGTTCAAGCCGAAGTCCTATTTGGAGGGGTGGTGGAGCAACATTTGGTCCACGAAACGATAAGATTTTCGCAAAGAAGATCAACCGAAAGATGCGAACACAGGCACTCTACAGCGTGCTTTCTCGAAAAGTTAAGGAAGGACAAGTGCTTTTTGTAGACTCACTTACTTTTGAGGCGCCAAAGGCATCACAAGCACATACGGTGATTGCTAACCTTGCAGGTGTATCAGGGTTTGAAACTTTAGCATCAAAGAAGCACAATACAGCACTGATTGTTCTTGCAGAAAAGAACGTAAACATACAAAAGAGCTTCAGTAACTTTGGTAACATAAAGGTTGGACTTACAGAAAACCTCAACACAGTAGATGCGTTGAAGTACAAGAGTTTGATTATCGTTTCACCAGAGGAAAGTATTAAAGCACTTGAGGAGCGAGCAGAAATATCTCGTATAAATGAAACAGAATAG
- the rplF gene encoding 50S ribosomal protein L6, with the protein MSRIGKQAIVIPAGVEVSITDNVISVKGKGGELQKNLHDDVSIVVDGEAVVVTPKNETRAAQALWGTFSSHMRNMIDGVNTPFEKKLLVEGVGFKVDLSGSKLVLNVGFSHPIEMIVPDGLDVSVEKNEITIKGANKETVGQFAANVRANKKPEPYKGKGIRYHDEVVRRKEGKRATA; encoded by the coding sequence ATGAGTCGAATTGGTAAACAAGCTATTGTTATTCCTGCGGGAGTCGAAGTATCTATCACAGATAATGTTATTTCAGTGAAGGGTAAAGGAGGAGAACTGCAAAAAAATCTTCACGATGACGTTTCTATTGTGGTAGATGGAGAGGCAGTTGTGGTGACTCCCAAGAACGAGACACGAGCTGCTCAAGCTCTCTGGGGAACATTCTCTTCTCATATGCGAAACATGATTGACGGTGTGAACACACCTTTTGAAAAAAAGCTCCTCGTAGAAGGAGTTGGTTTCAAGGTAGATTTGAGCGGTTCAAAACTTGTACTGAACGTTGGATTCTCGCATCCAATAGAAATGATAGTTCCTGATGGGTTAGACGTGTCTGTTGAAAAGAACGAAATAACTATCAAAGGAGCAAACAAAGAAACTGTTGGTCAGTTCGCTGCTAACGTGCGAGCAAACAAAAAGCCAGAACCGTACAAAGGGAAAGGTATTCGTTACCATGATGAAGTGGTTCGTCGAAAGGAAGGTAAGCGCGCAACCGCATAG
- the rpsS gene encoding 30S ribosomal protein S19, giving the protein MTRSIKKGPYVDAKLMKKITGKTPEDSGVINTWARGSDIAPEMVGFTFGVHNGRKHIDVLVTDDMVGHKLGEFSPTKTFHRHGGKMQKELEVKKKEAEVTAAKAAKAAA; this is encoded by the coding sequence ATGACACGATCAATAAAAAAAGGACCTTACGTCGACGCTAAGTTGATGAAAAAAATTACCGGAAAAACTCCAGAAGATAGTGGGGTAATTAACACGTGGGCACGTGGAAGTGATATCGCACCAGAAATGGTAGGGTTTACATTTGGTGTACACAACGGACGAAAGCACATTGATGTGCTCGTTACTGACGATATGGTAGGACACAAACTTGGTGAATTTTCACCAACTAAGACGTTCCACCGACATGGAGGTAAGATGCAGAAGGAGCTTGAGGTAAAGAAGAAAGAAGCTGAAGTAACTGCAGCAAAAGCTGCGAAAGCAGCAGCATAA
- the rpsQ gene encoding 30S ribosomal protein S17, whose amino-acid sequence MEDTNTQKAGKTLRGTVVGVEMKDTAKVAVARYVKHPKYKKFIKQVKKFLVHDPENTASVGDKVVIRESRPISKRKNFVLESNESTTK is encoded by the coding sequence ATGGAAGATACAAACACACAAAAAGCAGGAAAGACATTGCGCGGCACCGTAGTAGGTGTTGAGATGAAAGATACTGCGAAAGTAGCCGTTGCTCGATACGTAAAGCATCCTAAGTACAAGAAGTTCATCAAGCAGGTGAAGAAGTTCTTGGTGCATGATCCAGAAAATACTGCTTCAGTGGGGGACAAGGTAGTTATTCGTGAATCACGACCAATATCAAAGCGTAAAAACTTTGTGCTCGAGAGCAACGAAAGCACAACTAAGTAA
- the tuf gene encoding elongation factor Tu, giving the protein MAEAFDRSKPHLNVGTIGHVDHGKTTLTAAILNSLHLSGQTVKMKKIDEIDNAPEEKERGITIALSHNEYETADRHYAHIDAPGHADYIKNMITGAAQMDGAILVVAATDGLMPQTREHILLAKQVGVPRIIVFLNKTDMPDVDEEMIELVEEEIREDLTKYGFDGENTPFIRGSALKGSEATDVNDEWVQKILELTKSMDEYFEVPKRETDKPFLMPIEDVFSIEGRGTVVTGRIEQGKVKIGEEVEIVGIKETTKTTITGIEMFNKQLEEGLAGDNAGILLRGTKKEDVHRGQVLAASGSITPHTEFEAEVYVLSKEEGGRHTPFFSGYKPQFYMRTTDVTGEVTLPDGTEMVMPGDTATFKVKLVGPIALDEQMKFTVREGGRTVGAGVLTKIVA; this is encoded by the coding sequence ATGGCAGAAGCATTTGACCGTTCAAAGCCTCACCTAAACGTTGGAACAATTGGTCACGTCGACCACGGAAAGACAACGCTTACCGCGGCTATTTTGAACTCACTTCATCTTTCAGGTCAGACTGTAAAGATGAAGAAAATCGATGAAATCGATAACGCTCCAGAAGAAAAGGAGCGAGGTATTACAATCGCTCTATCTCACAACGAGTACGAGACAGCAGATCGTCACTATGCGCACATTGACGCGCCTGGTCACGCCGACTACATTAAAAACATGATCACTGGTGCCGCACAGATGGACGGTGCTATTCTTGTGGTAGCCGCAACTGACGGTTTGATGCCACAGACACGTGAGCACATTCTTCTTGCAAAGCAGGTAGGTGTTCCACGAATCATTGTCTTCTTGAACAAGACAGACATGCCTGATGTTGACGAAGAAATGATTGAACTCGTTGAAGAGGAAATCCGCGAAGACCTTACAAAGTACGGTTTTGATGGTGAGAACACACCATTCATCCGTGGTTCAGCTCTTAAGGGATCTGAAGCGACTGATGTAAACGACGAATGGGTACAAAAGATCCTTGAGCTTACAAAGTCTATGGACGAGTACTTTGAAGTACCAAAGCGAGAGACTGACAAGCCATTCCTTATGCCTATTGAGGACGTATTCTCAATCGAAGGACGCGGTACAGTTGTTACCGGTCGTATCGAACAAGGTAAAGTGAAAATTGGTGAAGAAGTTGAAATCGTTGGTATTAAAGAGACTACAAAGACAACAATCACTGGTATTGAAATGTTTAACAAGCAACTTGAAGAGGGTCTTGCAGGAGACAACGCAGGAATCCTACTTCGTGGTACAAAGAAAGAAGATGTACACCGAGGGCAAGTTCTTGCAGCAAGCGGTTCGATTACACCCCACACAGAGTTTGAAGCGGAAGTATACGTACTTTCAAAGGAAGAAGGTGGACGTCACACTCCATTCTTCTCAGGGTACAAGCCGCAATTCTACATGCGAACCACAGACGTAACTGGAGAGGTAACACTTCCAGACGGAACTGAAATGGTTATGCCAGGAGACACTGCAACCTTTAAAGTGAAGCTTGTAGGACCTATTGCTCTTGACGAACAAATGAAGTTCACTGTTCGTGAAGGTGGACGTACAGTTGGTGCTGGTGTACTAACAAAGATAGTTGCCTAA
- the rplB gene encoding 50S ribosomal protein L2 yields the protein MKKHKPITPGRRGMTRVSYKAKVTVSKPLKALTKGMKRGVGRNSAGRITTRHKGGGHKRRWREIDFRYDKIGIPAKIETVEYDPNRTAYIGLALYADGERRYVVIPKSVEVGHEFLIAEDAPVKPAGRLPLGKIPIGTFIYNIEIKPNGGAKLARSAGNYAEVIAHDAGYTQIKMPSSEVRKILSTAWACIGEVSNDEHKLVTIGKAGRARHMGRRPTVRGAAMNAVDHPHGGGEGKAGRGHRRARSKWGKPTGKGQKTRKAKKYSNTLIVRRRKVGKKR from the coding sequence ATGAAAAAGCATAAGCCAATAACACCAGGTCGTCGCGGGATGACACGAGTTTCATACAAAGCTAAAGTTACGGTAAGTAAGCCTCTAAAGGCACTTACTAAAGGAATGAAGCGTGGAGTAGGACGAAACTCAGCAGGACGCATTACTACTCGACACAAAGGTGGTGGACACAAGCGCCGATGGCGAGAGATTGACTTCAGGTACGATAAGATTGGAATTCCAGCTAAAATCGAGACTGTTGAATACGATCCAAACCGAACTGCATACATTGGTCTCGCACTTTACGCAGATGGAGAACGACGTTACGTTGTTATCCCCAAGTCTGTAGAGGTAGGACACGAGTTCCTTATCGCAGAAGATGCACCGGTAAAGCCTGCAGGACGTCTACCATTAGGAAAGATTCCAATTGGAACATTCATCTATAATATTGAAATAAAGCCAAATGGCGGTGCAAAATTGGCACGTTCTGCTGGAAACTATGCAGAAGTTATTGCTCACGACGCAGGATACACTCAAATCAAGATGCCTTCGTCAGAAGTTCGAAAAATATTGAGTACGGCATGGGCATGCATTGGTGAAGTTTCAAACGATGAACACAAGCTTGTAACTATCGGAAAAGCTGGGCGTGCACGACACATGGGACGCCGTCCAACAGTTCGTGGTGCTGCCATGAACGCCGTAGATCACCCACATGGTGGTGGTGAAGGTAAAGCAGGACGTGGACACCGTCGCGCACGAAGTAAGTGGGGTAAGCCTACAGGAAAGGGGCAGAAGACTCGAAAAGCAAAGAAATACTCAAACACACTTATTGTTCGTCGCCGAAAGGTTGGCAAAAAGCGATAA
- a CDS encoding type Z 30S ribosomal protein S14, which yields MAKKSMIARAQKTPKFLSRVVRRCFKCGRPRGYMRAFDLCRICFREEALEGHIPGIKKSSW from the coding sequence ATGGCAAAGAAATCAATGATTGCGCGAGCACAAAAGACACCGAAATTCCTTTCGCGTGTTGTTCGCCGTTGTTTCAAGTGTGGACGCCCACGAGGCTACATGCGTGCTTTTGACCTGTGTCGTATCTGCTTCCGAGAAGAGGCACTAGAAGGACACATCCCCGGAATTAAGAAATCATCATGGTAG
- the rplC gene encoding 50S ribosomal protein L3: MKFILATKQKMTQIFDETGKVFPATVVSAGPVTVTQVKNADVDGYESVQIGFGEEKEKNLKKAQKGHFGDLGSFKTLREFRVPNGEVQKGDVIDATAFEIGDKVTVSAISKGKGNQGVVKRHNFAGGNRTHGNKHSERRPGSIGSTGPQRVLKGLKMMGRMGSDRVTVKNLKVLQIDKDTNTLVISGAIPGRPGTLIEIHHA, encoded by the coding sequence ATGAAATTCATTCTTGCAACAAAACAGAAGATGACTCAGATATTCGATGAAACAGGAAAGGTATTTCCTGCAACTGTTGTAAGTGCTGGTCCGGTTACCGTTACTCAAGTAAAGAACGCAGACGTAGATGGTTACGAATCTGTACAGATCGGTTTTGGTGAAGAAAAAGAAAAGAATTTAAAGAAGGCACAAAAAGGACACTTTGGAGATCTTGGATCTTTCAAAACACTTCGTGAGTTCCGCGTACCAAATGGTGAAGTACAAAAAGGAGATGTTATTGACGCTACTGCTTTTGAAATAGGCGACAAGGTTACGGTCAGTGCTATCAGTAAAGGTAAGGGAAACCAAGGTGTGGTAAAGCGCCATAACTTTGCAGGAGGAAACCGAACTCATGGTAACAAGCACTCAGAGCGACGTCCTGGTTCTATTGGTTCTACTGGTCCTCAGCGCGTGTTGAAGGGTCTAAAAATGATGGGGCGCATGGGTAGCGATCGTGTTACCGTGAAGAACTTGAAGGTTCTACAAATCGACAAAGATACCAACACATTGGTAATTTCAGGGGCAATTCCTGGTCGCCCTGGAACATTAATTGAGATTCATCACGCATAG
- a CDS encoding 50S ribosomal protein L23 gives MASLFGKKEEEKNPPAGGEEATPVVEATKKETKAVTHKAVVDGKEDIARVLAQPRMTEKATLGIDKGVYVFNVAPDTNKKQIKEAIKLVYKVDPVKIHVTTIRRKSVRNSRTGMKGVKSGGKKAYVYLKKGDTISLM, from the coding sequence ATGGCATCATTATTTGGAAAAAAAGAAGAAGAAAAGAATCCGCCAGCTGGCGGAGAGGAAGCTACACCGGTAGTTGAGGCAACCAAAAAAGAAACAAAGGCTGTAACGCACAAGGCTGTTGTTGATGGAAAAGAAGACATTGCACGTGTATTGGCTCAACCACGTATGACAGAGAAAGCTACGCTTGGTATCGATAAGGGCGTATACGTATTCAATGTTGCACCTGATACAAACAAGAAGCAGATTAAGGAAGCCATCAAACTTGTATACAAGGTTGATCCGGTTAAGATTCATGTGACTACAATCCGTCGTAAGAGTGTTCGAAATTCACGCACTGGAATGAAGGGAGTAAAATCAGGAGGCAAAAAAGCCTACGTGTACCTTAAAAAGGGTGACACAATTTCACTAATGTAA
- the rplV gene encoding 50S ribosomal protein L22 — translation MKAFLKNYSQSPRKVRLVADLIRGKDAQHARAILSFMDKKSAPDLKKLLESALANAVDQKKNTEDLIVKEIFVDSAGGALRRWRPRAFGRAAPFRRRSSKITLQLGEKE, via the coding sequence ATGAAAGCATTTTTGAAAAATTACTCACAATCACCACGCAAGGTACGCCTTGTAGCTGATTTGATACGTGGAAAAGATGCGCAACACGCACGTGCTATTTTGTCATTTATGGACAAAAAATCAGCACCTGACCTTAAAAAGCTTCTTGAATCAGCACTTGCAAACGCTGTAGACCAAAAAAAGAATACAGAAGATTTGATAGTAAAAGAAATATTTGTTGATTCAGCAGGAGGAGCACTACGTCGTTGGCGTCCACGTGCTTTCGGCCGCGCTGCACCATTTCGCCGTCGTTCAAGTAAAATAACCCTTCAATTAGGGGAAAAAGAATAA
- a CDS encoding 50S ribosomal protein L18 — protein sequence MDTQIKTLRRTRRKNRIRAKVVGTATRPRLAMYRSNRQVTAQLIDDEANVTIASVSTANQKGATPKEKCVAAAGALAEAAKAKKITSVVFDRGGYLYTGNIKAFADAAREAGLTF from the coding sequence ATGGATACTCAAATTAAAACATTACGACGAACACGACGAAAGAATCGCATCCGAGCGAAGGTTGTAGGAACTGCAACTCGTCCACGTCTTGCAATGTACCGTTCAAACCGACAGGTAACTGCACAACTCATTGATGACGAAGCCAACGTAACAATCGCTTCAGTGAGCACAGCAAACCAAAAAGGCGCTACTCCAAAGGAAAAGTGTGTTGCAGCAGCTGGTGCGTTAGCTGAGGCAGCAAAAGCAAAGAAAATTACTTCAGTAGTTTTTGACCGAGGAGGGTATCTTTACACTGGTAACATTAAAGCCTTTGCTGACGCGGCACGTGAGGCAGGCCTTACATTTTAA
- the rplP gene encoding 50S ribosomal protein L16 → MLFPKKAKYRKWQTGRKNAKKLARPETRGVEVAFGAYGLKAMGQARITSNQIEASRKVITRTIGKLGKMWIRIFPDRPFTQKAAEVGMGKGKGDPQGYVTDVRAGRILFEVDGVSEEVARVALRKASMKMPIKTKIVAR, encoded by the coding sequence ATGTTATTTCCTAAAAAAGCAAAATACCGAAAGTGGCAAACTGGCCGCAAAAATGCCAAGAAACTTGCACGTCCTGAAACACGTGGAGTAGAGGTAGCTTTTGGTGCATACGGCCTTAAGGCAATGGGGCAAGCACGTATTACCTCAAACCAAATCGAGGCATCACGAAAGGTCATTACACGTACTATTGGAAAGCTTGGAAAGATGTGGATTCGCATCTTCCCAGATCGACCGTTTACTCAAAAAGCGGCTGAAGTAGGTATGGGTAAGGGAAAGGGTGACCCACAAGGGTACGTGACTGATGTTCGAGCTGGACGAATTTTGTTTGAAGTTGATGGTGTCTCAGAAGAAGTGGCACGCGTTGCTCTGCGTAAGGCGAGCATGAAGATGCCAATCAAAACTAAGATTGTGGCCCGATAA
- the rplE gene encoding 50S ribosomal protein L5, whose translation METLAEKQTNMFKALKERFGYKSIMQTPKLDKIVISAKVGSMNDKNKIALVVDRLAKITGQQPKANPAKKSIATFKLREGTIIGYSVTLRGQRMRNFLDKLIHVALPRTRDFRGLEVTAIDEMGNYTIGIKEHTIFPETSDEDLRDVFGLGVTLVTTAKTKEEAEAFLREIGLPLKKTAE comes from the coding sequence ATGGAAACACTAGCTGAAAAACAAACAAATATGTTCAAAGCGCTTAAAGAGCGTTTTGGATACAAGAGCATTATGCAAACACCAAAGCTCGATAAAATCGTTATCTCTGCAAAGGTTGGTTCAATGAACGACAAAAACAAGATTGCACTTGTCGTTGATCGTCTTGCAAAAATTACCGGACAGCAGCCAAAAGCAAACCCTGCTAAGAAGTCAATTGCTACGTTCAAATTACGAGAAGGAACTATTATTGGGTACTCTGTAACGCTGCGAGGACAACGAATGCGTAATTTCCTCGACAAACTCATTCATGTTGCACTTCCTCGAACACGTGACTTCCGCGGATTAGAGGTAACTGCAATTGATGAGATGGGCAATTACACTATTGGTATTAAAGAACACACTATTTTCCCAGAAACTTCTGATGAAGATCTTCGAGACGTATTTGGACTTGGTGTGACACTTGTCACAACCGCAAAAACAAAAGAAGAAGCAGAAGCATTCTTGCGAGAAATCGGACTTCCTCTAAAGAAAACAGCAGAATAA
- the rpsH gene encoding 30S ribosomal protein S8: MMVGDPIGDFIVRLKNAGAVKHEGVALPHSKMKMAVAEVLKNAGFIKSVEKQGKKIRKTIHVELMYKEDGTPRITEVKRVSKPGRRVYKGADEIFPVRYGKGMLVLSTPKGILTDSQARKERVGGEALFEIW, from the coding sequence ATCATGGTAGGCGACCCGATAGGAGACTTCATAGTGCGTTTAAAGAACGCCGGCGCAGTAAAGCACGAAGGTGTGGCACTTCCGCATTCTAAGATGAAAATGGCTGTTGCTGAAGTTCTTAAGAATGCTGGATTCATCAAGTCTGTTGAAAAGCAAGGAAAGAAGATTCGAAAGACTATTCATGTTGAACTTATGTATAAAGAAGATGGAACACCACGTATTACAGAAGTGAAGCGTGTTTCAAAGCCGGGACGTCGTGTATACAAAGGAGCAGATGAAATTTTTCCTGTGCGTTACGGTAAAGGAATGCTCGTGCTCTCAACACCAAAAGGTATTTTGACAGATTCACAGGCACGAAAGGAGCGAGTTGGAGGAGAGGCGTTATTTGAAATTTGGTAA
- the rpsC gene encoding 30S ribosomal protein S3 produces the protein MTHTVHPYAHRLGIIRDWKSRWFGTSAKQYRENLRVDTLVRTYLTKRLRGLYVTALEIERGEKELRLNIKTSRPGMVIGRSGEGTQKLLVDITKQLRKLRLGDDMPKVKIDVEEVRSPESHAAIVAYMVAEGLEKRMPHRRILKQTVEKVMANRDVKGVRIALAGRLGGAEMARREEIKRGRIPLQTFRADIDYAKEKAYLPYGIVGIKVWVYRGDIFEDTK, from the coding sequence ATGACACACACTGTACATCCATATGCCCACCGTTTAGGAATTATTCGCGACTGGAAGTCACGATGGTTTGGAACAAGTGCGAAACAATACCGCGAGAATCTTCGTGTAGACACATTGGTACGTACATATCTTACAAAGCGACTACGTGGGCTCTATGTAACTGCTCTTGAAATTGAGCGAGGCGAAAAAGAGCTTCGTCTAAACATCAAAACGTCACGTCCTGGTATGGTTATCGGACGCTCAGGAGAGGGTACACAGAAGCTTCTTGTTGATATTACCAAGCAACTACGAAAACTTCGCCTCGGTGATGATATGCCAAAGGTAAAGATTGACGTTGAAGAAGTACGTTCGCCAGAATCTCACGCTGCTATCGTTGCGTACATGGTTGCTGAAGGGCTCGAAAAACGAATGCCGCATCGTCGTATCTTAAAGCAAACAGTTGAAAAGGTTATGGCTAACCGAGACGTTAAAGGAGTACGTATTGCACTTGCCGGACGACTTGGAGGAGCTGAAATGGCACGTCGTGAAGAAATTAAGCGCGGACGAATTCCACTGCAGACATTCCGAGCAGACATCGATTACGCAAAAGAAAAGGCCTATCTTCCATACGGTATCGTTGGAATTAAGGTGTGGGTATACCGCGGAGATATTTTCGAAGACACTAAATAG
- the rpmC gene encoding 50S ribosomal protein L29: MKDLKKKSDKDLEKLIREKREELREFRFKSAGSRTRNVREGRNTRKEIAQILTELTLRTKVAK; encoded by the coding sequence ATGAAAGATTTAAAGAAAAAAAGTGATAAAGATTTAGAGAAGCTTATACGTGAAAAGCGTGAGGAGTTACGTGAGTTCCGCTTTAAGAGTGCTGGCTCACGTACACGGAATGTCCGGGAAGGGCGCAATACACGAAAAGAAATTGCACAAATTTTGACTGAACTTACACTTCGGACTAAAGTAGCAAAATAA